ACACCTTTTGTGGTGTCTGATGAGCGTGTATTCCGGCACCTTAACTCTACGTTCGGTTCATCCCGCATCGCCAGTTCTGCTTACCAAAAATGGCCCACTAAAAGCTCTTCATTCAAATGTCCACGTTCAATTAAGTAACAAGGACTTCTTACATATTTAAAGTTTGAGAATAGGTCAAGGTCATTTCGACCCCGGAACCTCTAATCATTCGCTTTACCTCATAAAACTGATACGAGCTTCTGCTATCCTGAGGGAAACTTCGGCAGGAACCAGCTACTAGATGGTTCGATTAGTCTTTCGCCCCTATACCCAAATTCGACGATCGATTTGCACGTCAGAACCGCTACGAGCCTCCACCAGAGTTTCCTCTGGCTTCACCCTATTCAGGCATAGTTCACCATCTTTCGGGTCCCAACAGCTATGCTCTTACTCAAATCCATCCGAAGACATCAGGATCGGTCGATTGTGCACCTCTTGCGAGGCCCCAACCTACGTTCACTTTCATTACGCGTATGGGTTTTACACCCAAACACTCGCATAGACGTTAGACTCCTTGGTCCGTGTTTCAAGACGGGCGGCATATAACCATTATGCCAGCATCCTTGACTTACGTCGCAGTCCTCAGTCCCAGCTGGCAGTATTCCCACAGGCTATAATACTTACCGAGGCAAGCTACATTCCTATGGATTTATCCTGCCACCAAAACTGATGCTGGCCCAGTGAAATGCGAGATTCCCCTACCCACAAGGAGCAGAGGGCACAAAACACCATGTCTGATCAAATGCCCTTCCCTTTCAACAATTTCACGTACTTTTTCACtctcttttcaaagttcttttcatctttcCATCACTGTACTTGTTCGCTATCGGTCTCTCGCCAATATTTAGCTTTAGATGGAATTTACCACCCACTTAGAGCTGCATTCCCAAACAACTCGACTCTTCGAAGGCACTTTACAAAGAACCGCACTCCTCGCCACACGGGATTCTCACCCTCTATGACGTCCTGTTCCAAGGAACATAGACAAGGAACGGCCCCAAAGTTGCCCTCTCCAAATTACAACTCGGGCACCGAAGGTACcagatttcaaatttgagCTTTTGCCGCTTCACTCGCCGTTACTAAGGCAATCCCGGttggtttcttttcctccGCTTATTGATATGCTTAAGTTCAGCGGGTACTCCTACCTGATTTGAGGTCAAACTTTAAGAACATTGTTCGCCTAGACGCTCTCTTCTTATCGATAACGTTCCAATACGCTCagtataaaaaaagattagCCGCAGTTGGTAAAACCTAAAACGACCGTACTTGCATTATACCTCAAGCACGCAGAGAAACCTctctttggaaaaaaaacatcCAATGAAAAGGCCAGCAATTTCAAGTTAACTCCAAAGAGTATCACTCACTACCAAACAGAATGTTTGAGAAGGAAATGACGCTCAAACAGGCATGCCCCCTGGAATACCAAGGGGCGCAATGTGCGTTCAAAGATTCGATGATTCACGGAATTCTGCAATTCACATTACGTATCGCATTTCGCTGCGTTCTTCATCGATGCGAGAACCAAGAGATCCGTTGTTGAAagtttttaatattttaaaatttccagTTACGaaaattcttgtttttgacaaaaatttaatgaatAGATAAAATTGTTTGTGTTTGTTACCTCTGGGCCCCGATTGCTCGAATGcccaaagaaaaagttgcAAAGATATGAAAACTCCACAGTGTGTTGTATTGAAACGGTTTTAATTGTCCTATAACAAAAGCACAGAAATCTCTCACCGTTTGGAATagcaagaaagaaacttacAAGCCTAGCAAGACCGCGCACTTAAGCGCAGGCCCGGCTGGACTCTCCATCTCTTGTCTTCTTGCCCAGTAAAAGCTCTCATGCTCTTgccaaaacaaaaaaatccattttcaaaattattaaatttctttaatgATCCTTCCGCAGGTTCACCTACGGAAACCTTGTTACGACTTTTAGTTCCTCTAAATGACCAAGTTTGTCCAAATTCTCCGCTCTGAGATGGAGTTGCCCCCTTCTCTAAGCAGATCCTGAGGCCTCACTAAGCCATTCAATCGGTACTAGCGACGGGCGGTGTGTACAAAGGGCAGGGACGTAATCAACGCAAGCTGATGACTTGCGCTTACTAGGAATTCCTCGTTGAAGAGCAATAATTACAATGCTCTATCCCCAGCACGACGGAGTTTCACAAGATTACCAAGACCTCTCGGCCAAGGTTAGACTCGCTGGCTCCGTCAGTGTAGCGCGCGTGCGGCCCAGAACGTCTAAGGGCATCACAGACCTGTTATTGCCTCAAACTTCCATCGGCTTGAAACCGATAGTCCCTCTAAGAAGTGGATAACCAGCAAATGCTAGCACCACTATTTAGTAGGTTAAGGTCTCGTTCGTTATCGCAATTAAGCAGACAAATCACTCCACCAACTAAGAACGGCCATGCACCACCACCCacaaaatcaagaaagagCTCTCAATCTGTCAATCCTTATTGTGTCTGGACCTGGTGAGTTTCCCCGTGTTGAGTCAAATTAAGCCGCAGGCTCCACTCCTGGTGGTGCCCTTCCGTCAATTCCTTTAAGTTTCAGCCTTGCGACCATACTCCCCCCAGAACCCAAAGACTTTGATTTCTCGTAAGGTGCCGAGTGGGtcattaaaaaaacacCACCCGATCCCTAGTCGGCATAGTTTATGGTTAAGACTACGACGGTATCTGATCATCTTCGATCCCCTAACTTTCGTTCTTGATTAATGAAAACGTCCTTGGCAAATGCTTTCGCAGTAGTTAGTCTTCAATAAATCCAAGAATTTCACCTCTGACAATTGAATACTGATGCCCCCGACCGTCCCTATTAATCATTACGATGGTCCTAGAAACCAACAAAATAGAACCAAACGTCCTATTCTATTATTCCATGCTAATATATTCGAGCAATACGCCTGCTTTGAACactctaattttttcaaagtaaaAGTCCTGGTTCGCCAAGAGCCACAAGGACTCAAGGTTAGCCAGAAGGAAAGGCCCCGTTGGAAATCCAGTACACGAAAAAATCGGACCGGCCAACCGGGCCCAAAGTTCAACTACGAGCTTTTTAACTGCAACAACTTTAATATACGCTATTGGAGCTGGAATTACCGCGGCTGCTGGCACCAGACTTGCCCTCCAATTGTTCCTCGTTAAGGTATTTACATTGTACTCATTCCAATTACAAGACCCGAATGGGCCCTGTATCGTTATTTATTGTCACTACCTCCCTGAATTAGGATTGGGTAATTTGCGCGCCTGCTGCCTTCCTTGGATGTGGTAGCCGTTTCTCAGGCTCCCTCTCCGGAATCGAACCCTTATTCCCCGTTACCCGTTGAAACCATGGTAGGCCACTATCCTACCATCGAAAGTTGATAGGGCAGAAATTTGAATGAACCATCGCCAGCACAAGGCCATGCGATTCGAAAAGTTATTATGAATCATCAAAGAGTCCGAAGACattgattttttatctaATAAATACATCTCTTCCAAAGGGTCGAGATTTTAAGCATGTATTAGCTCTAGAATTACCACAGTTATACCATGTAGTAAAGGAACTATCAAATAAACGATAACTGATTTAATGAGCCATTCGCAGTTTCACTGTATAAATTGCTTATACTTAGACATGCATGGCTTAATCTTTGAGACAAGCATATGACTACTGGCAGGATCAACCAGATAACTAtcttaaaagaagaagcaacaagcagtaaaaaagaaagaaaccgaaatctctttttttttttcccacCTATTCCCTCTTGCTAGAAGATACTTATTGAGTTTGGAAACAGCTGAAATTCCAGAAAAATTGCTTTTTCAGGTCTCTCTGCTGCCGGAAATGCTCTCTGTTCAAAAAGCTTTTACACTCTTGACCAGCGCACTCCGTCACCATACCATAGCACTCTTTGAGTTTCCTCTAATCAGGTTCCACCAAACAGATACCCCGGTGTTTCACGGAATGGTACGTTTGATATCGCTGATTTGAGAGGAGGTTACACTTGAAGAATCACAGTCTTGCGACCGGCTATTCAACAAGGCATTCCCCCAAGtttgaattctttgaaatagATTGCTATTAGCTAGTAATCCACCAAATCCTTCGCTGCTCACCAATGGAATCGCAAGATGCCCACGATGAGACTGTTCAGGTTAAACGCAAAAGAAACACACTCTGGGAATTTCTTCCCAAATTGTATCTCTCAATACGCATCAACCCATGTCAATTAAACACGCTGTATAGAGACTAGGCAGATCTGACGATCACCTAGCGACTCTCTCCACCGTTTGACGAGGCCATTTACAAAAACATAACGAACGACAAGCCTACTCGAATTCGTTTCCAAACTCTTTTCGAACTTGTCTTCAACTGCTTTCGCATGAAGTACCTCCCAACTACTTTTCCTCACACTTGTACTCCATGACTAAACCCCCCCTCCCATTACAAACTAAAATcttacttttattttcttttgcccTCTCTGTCGCTCTGCCTTAACTACGTATTTCTCGCCGAGAAAAACTTCAATTTAAGCTATTCTCCAAAAATCTTAGcgtatattttttttccaaagtgACAGGTGCCCCGGGTAACCCAGTTCCTCACTATTTTTTACTGCGGAAGCGGAAGCGGAAAATACGGAAACGCGCGGGAACATACAAAACATACAAAATATACCTTTCTCACACAAGAAATATATGCTACTTGCAAAATATCATACCAAAAAACTTTTCACAACCGAAACCAAAACCAACGGATATCATACATTACACTACCACCATTCAAACTTTACTACTATCCTCCCTTCAGTTTCCCTTTTTCTGCCTTTTTCGGTGACGGAAATACGCTTCAGAGACCCTAAAGGGAAATCCATGCCATAACAGGAAAGTAACATCCCAATGCGGACTATACCACCCCACCACACTCCTACCAATAACGGTAACTATTCTATGTTTTCTTACTCCTATGTCTATTCATCTTTCATCTGACTACCTAATACTATGCAAAAATGTAAAATCATCACACAAAACATAAACAATCAAAATCAGCCATTTCCGCACCTTTTCCTCTGTCCACTTTCAACCGTCCCTCCAAATGTAAAATGGCCTATCGGAATACATTTTCTACATCCTAACTACTATAAAACAACCTTTAGACTTACGTTTGCTACTCTCATGGTCTCAATACTGCCGCCGACATTCTGTCCCACATACTAAATCTCTTCCCGTCATTATCGCCCGCATCCGGTGCCGTAAATGCAAAACAAATACCATCTATGTCTTCCACACCATCATTTTACTATGCCTGCCACCATCCATTTGTCTTTTGCACCATATCTTCATAACCTGTCACCTTGAAACTACCTCTGCATGCCACCTACCGACCAACTTTCATGTTCTGTTTCGACCTACCTCTTGTAAATGACAAATCACCTTTTTCATCGTATGCACCTTATTCTCCACATCACAATGCACTATtgcttttgctttttcacCTGTCATATCCTATTGCTATTAGAtgaaatataataaaaattgtCCTCCACCCATAACACCTCTCACTCCCACCTACTGAACATGTCTGGACCCTGCCCTCATATCACCTGCGTTTCCGTTAAACTATCGGTTGCGGCCATATCTACCAGAAAGCACCGTTTCCCGTCCGATCAACTGTAGTTAAGCTGGTAAGAGCCTGACCGAGTAGTGTAGTGGGTGACCATACGCGAAACTCAGGTGCTGcagttgttttttttttcgcgCACGAATACATCACGCAGCCTCGCCTTGACACTGCTCAAGGGATAAGGGGAAGGAGCTGAGATAGAACTGAGTTGGAGCGTTGCAGCGGCACGAGCAGTGAAAAGAGCGAAGAGAAGAGAAGCAGATAAAAGACCAAAGTAGCGATGATACTTCGATGTTTGGAGCGATTTTTCCTATGTGAATATTAGAAATCATATGTTTTGTATCAGCTGAACAGTGAATGATGTGCTCAATACTCAAATTCATCTTTTTGTTTGCTAAAAATAGCTTAACTGGCACATCATGAAAAGGATGTAGAAATTATAGAGTATATTTACTACTAAGAACTATATAAAAACACAGTGTGATGAAAAGTCACTGATCAGGCTTTAACCACCGTAGACGCCAGAAAAAACAGACCTAATCTGATCCATGCCGTAGCCGGAGTACAAACATAATTGTAGCAAAATACGCGATTTTTGAGGGTTTAGGTAGCCAGATCCAATGGCGTACTCTGGGGCATCATCTGGAGGAACTGTACCATCTGCTGTTCTTCTGCTGTGAACAATTGGTATACCATACTCTTCATAAAGTTGTTCGTTTACAATACTACCCGTAGCAGTCCAGGAACCAGCTCCAGAACCCGCCAACACGATACCTTTTGCGCCCAGGTCCTTGACGGCCTTTACTATTAGCTCAGGATTCAAGCCTTGATAGGAGTACAGAATAATGACTTCTGGAATTTCCGAAGGGTCTGTGAGGTTGGAAATGTCAAAAAATTGCCATCCATTTGGCTTGACTGGTGGGTAGTAAAACTCCACGTCatcatttgaaaagtaaCCTAAATATCCCTGTTCATCCGCTCTGAATGTATCTAAAGAGTTGGCATTCATTTTCGTTGTCCAAAACCCAGAGGCAATACGATCGTTTAGAGTGATCATCGTGCCACGACCCAGTGATTTCTCAGAAGCAGCAATAGACACTGCTTGATATAAATTCATTGGGCCATCAGCAGACGTGGCAGTGGCTGGACGCATAGCGCCTGCGATACATACTGGCTTCTCTGAATTTATGGTCAAATCTAAGAAGAAAGCTGTCTCCTCCATAGTGTCGGTCCCATGAGTGACAACCGCACCAGCGTAGTCATCAGAGGCTAGTGCCTCGGAGATACCGTGATACAATGGGATCAGATGCGTATAgtttaaagaatttgaacCAACGTTAGACACTTGAAGATAGTCCAGATTTGCCTTCTCAGCTAAAGATGGGACGGCTTCTATTAAATCATTTACGGTTAATCCCACGCTATAACCCGCCGTTGTTGCACTTGTCGAACCCTTGGAAGCGATAGTACCGCCGgtaccaaaaattttgattgatggcaaagaagaattcTTCTCTTCACGAATTTTTAGTAGTGGAGCACCACTGGACATTGCGACAAAGAGAGAAAGTAAAAGGGTATTTAAAGATCTCATAGTTGGAGGTTGGTGAGTACCAGATTGCTTACAAAAGAATAGCGAGCCAACATTTGCTCTGCCTCAGGCCTCTTGGTGCTGCTTGAAGACTCATCTTATATGGCTTTTGTATGTCATGATTTGTTCTTGTACATTATGTGTTGATATTAAacaaattgatttttttttttttgcgatAGCAAGCAGATAATGAAAGAGACAAGGACTTGGAACATCCGATAAGACTGCGCCGATATCGATCTTACAGTCCTTCCCTTGTGTCATGACTTTCGGAAAAGCATCCTCGTCGACTGGTAGTTTGCTGTCTGTCACGTGCTGAAGGGTCtgatacatttttttaaagataAGAGACGGGGTTTACCCTTCGGAGGACTAAGCGAGATCTCCAAGTAAAGATCTCGCTTATCAAGAAAGCAGCCAAGTGTGGAACgtccttttttttggtttcaaaaagatattcAACAGTTTACACTGCAGCTTTAATTGCCTCAAAAGGATATCATGAGGTGATCTAGGGTCAGAAGGGAAAGATTACAGCATCTTGAGTTGAATCACATCTGCAAAAGGTGGTATTATTGACGTTGCTCTTCCTTAATGGAAACTCATGGGGTTTGGAAAGGAGGTGCGGtaatctatttttttcgaacACAAAACCTAAccttgaaaagaaactgtCCAATTTCATTGAACTTACCTCAGAACGGGCCGGAGTCTTTGCTTTCAGTCTAACATGGTCTAATTTCTTCGAAAAGCTTCATTTAATTGTTAGACTGTGGTTTTACAAGGAAAAAACCAGTGCTATACTGAAGCGATACCCAGAACTAATTACCTTGTGTGACGATTCGGCTCAGCGAAACGGACATGGTAAAATTGGGAATTTGAAAGCAGGCAGCAGCCTTGTACAGCGACATGACGATAGGTTTAGAATCCCCATCACGTACGAGTTGAAGAATTCTACGAAGGCTCTATGCGTTATTCCTCTATCGGTATAAAGTGTAGCGTTGTAGGGGGGATATTGGTGGTTTAGTTGAATTTGCGCAACGAAATTATAGAACTCATAAAAGTTCAATTCAATACTTGAAACCCTTAACGTTGGTTCGACCATCAATTGTTTGGACATAATAGTTTTATTCTGCGGccgatttcaaaatttagTAAATCAAATGTTGAAGCATCACCAGTAGGATGACCACTCCCATGACAAAACTCCGTCCCAAAGATAGCTTGATCATCCTAAGCGGGTCGCATTTTACTATCCCCAGTTCCGAAGAATAACAAGGCTCAATGCATATGCTGTTTATCGTGCTCACAAGGCGGTATGACGTTTTTAGCAATGTAATTATATTAAAAAGATCTTCAGTCACTATGAGTGGTTGATTGCCCCATAGAGAGCTATAAGCCGACGTGAAAGCTGCTGGTTCCAGCTTGGCTCATGTCGTCACCAGTCACTAGTCACTTGGTCGCATTCATTGCTACTCATCTGCGAGTGAGCATATTTGAGATCTGACTTGCCAAGGGATTAGAATCACGTAAGACTCTTGATCCTTAGAAGATATTTCTGACAAAGAACCACCTAAGCCATgcaagttttttttttcatttggtgGCGAAACAAAGGTGATGaaagtttcttcttgtacAAACGCCAATCCCGATAGGTGAGACAATTCTTGAAGTAATGGACCTCTGAGTAAGCATATCAGTCGAATGAAGTTCCAATATGCGTTGGCCAAGGAACAGCTAGGCAGCAACTCGCGCAGTGGCGTCAAAAAACTAATAAGTAAACACCACTGGCTTCCGGAATACTATTTCTCTGATCTCTCATTTTCTGTTGTACAGCAGTGGGACAGTAGAgccattgaaaaaactacAATCATATCTTGTATGCGGCCCGCAAACCAAGAGATTTATCCTTTGAGACATTGTGAGACCCTCCGTTCGCAACCGTGCTCTCTGTTTTCATCACTATATGCACGCTCTTTCCAAAGCTCCTGCACTTTGCACGTGGCGGAGCCATCGCCCGGCTTCCATATGTACGGCTGCCACACCTAACTATTTCGGTTGCGGCCATATCTACCAGAAAGCACCGTTTCCCGTCCGATCAACTGTAGTTAAGCTGGTAAGAGCCTGACCGAGTAGTGTAGTGGGTGACCATACGCGAAACTCAGGTGCTGcagttgttttttttttcgcgCACGAATACATCACGCAGCCTCGCCTTGACACTGCTCAAGGGATAAGGGGAAGGAGCTGAGATAGAACTGAGTTGGAGCGTTGCAGCGGCACGAGCAGTGAAAAGAGCGAAGAGAAGAGAAGCAGATAAAAGACCAAAGTAGCGATGATACTTCGATGTTTGGAGCGATTTTTCCTATGTGAATATTAGAAATCATATGTTTTGTATCAGCTGAACAGTGAATGATGTGCTCAATACTCAAATTCATCTTTTTGTTTGCTAAAAATAGCTTAACTGGCACATCATGAAAAGGATGTAGAAATTATAGAGTATATTTACTACTAAGAACTATATAAAAACACAGTGTGATGAAAAGTCACTGATCAGGCTTTAACCACCGTAGACGCCAGAAAAAACAGACCTAATCTGATCCATGCCGTAGCCGGAGTACAAACATAATTGTAGCAAAATACGCGATTTTTGAGGGTTTAGGTAGCCAGATCCAATGGCGTACTCTGGGGCATCATCTGGAGGAACTGTACCATCTGCTGTTCTTCTGCTGTGAACAATTGGTATACCATACTCTTCATAAAGTTGTTCGTTTACAATACTACCCGTAGCAGTCCAGGAACCAGCTCCAGAACCCGCCAACACGATACCTTTTGCGCCCAGGTCCTTGACGGCCTTTACTATTAGCTCAGGATTCAAGCCTTGATAGGAGTACAGAATAATGACTTCTGGAATTTCCGAAGGGTCTGTGAGGTTGGAAATGTCAAAAAATTGCCATCCATTTGGCTTGACTGGTGGGTAGTAAAACTCCACGTCatcatttgaaaagtaaCCTAAATATCCCTGTTCATCCGCTCTGAATGTATCTAAAGAGTTGGCATTCATTTTCGTTGTCCAAAACCCAGAGGCAATACGATCGTTTAGAGTGATCATCGTGCCACGACCCAGTGATTTCTCAGAAGCAGCAATAGACACTGCTTGATATAAATTCATTGGGCCATCAGCAGACGTGGCAGTGGCTGGACGCATAGCGCCTGCGATACATACTGGCTTCTCTGAATTTATGGTCAAATCTAAGAAGAAAGCTGTCTCCTCCATAGTGTCGGTCCCATGAGTGACAACCGCACCAGCGTAGTCATCAGAGGCTAGTGCCTCGGAGATACCGTGATACAATGGGATCAGATGCGTATAgtttaaagaatttgaacCAACGTTAGACACTTGAAGATAGTCCAGATTTGCCTTCTCAGCTAAAGATGGGACGGCTTCTATTAAATCATTTACGGTTAATCCCACGCTATAACCCGCCGTTGTTGCACTTGTCGAACCCTTGGAAGCGATAGTACCGCCGgtaccaaaaattttgattgatggcaaagaagaattcTTCTCTTCACGAATTTTTAGTAGTGGAGCACCACTGGACATTGCGACAAAGAGAGAAAGTAAAAGGGTATTTAAAGATCTCATAGTTGGAGGTTGGTGAGTACCAGATTGCTTACAAAAGAATAGCGAGCCAACATTTGCTCTGCCTCAGGCCTCTTGGTGCTGCTTGAAGACTCATCTTATATGGCTTTTGTATGTCATGATTTGTTCTTGTACATTATGTGTTGATATTAAacaaattgatttttttttttttgcgatAGCAAGCAGATAATGAAAGAGACAAGGACTTGGAACATCCGATAAGACTGCGCCGATATCGATCTTACAGTCCTTCCCTTGTGTCATGACTTTCGGAAAAGCATCCTCGTCGACTGGTAGTTTGCTGTCTGTCACGTGCTGAAGGGTCtgatacatttttttaaagataAGAGACGGGGTTTACCTTCGGAGGACTAAGCGAGATCTCCAAGTAAAGATCTCGCTTATCAAGAAAGCAGCCAAGTGTGGAACgtccttttttttggtttcaaaaagatattcAACAGTTTACACTGCAGCTTTAATTGCCTCAAAAGGATATCATGAGGTGATCTAGGGTCAGAAGGGAAAGATTACAGCATCTTGAGTTGAATCACATCTGCAAAAGGTGGTATTATTGACGTTGCTCTTCCTTAATGGAAACTCATGGGGTTTGGAAAGGAGGTGCGGtaatctatttttttcgaacACAAAACCTAAccttgaaaagaaactgtCCAATTTCATTGAACTTACCTCAGAACG
Above is a genomic segment from Saccharomyces cerevisiae S288C chromosome XII, complete sequence containing:
- a CDS encoding uncharacterized protein (hypothetical protein; exhibits a two-hybrid interaction with Jsn1p in a large-scale analysis; YLR156W has a paralog, YLR159W, that arose from a segmental duplication); its protein translation is MKFQYALAKEQLGSNSRSGVKKLISKHHWLPEYYFSDLSFSVVQQWDSRAIEKTTIISCMRPANQEIYPLRHCETLRSQPCSLFSSLYARSFQSSCTLHVAEPSPGFHMYGCHT
- the ASP3-1 gene encoding asparaginase ASP3-1 (Cell-wall L-asparaginase II involved in asparagine catabolism; expression induced during nitrogen starvation; ORF contains a short non-coding RNA that enhances expression of full-length gene; likely arose in via horizontal gene transfer from wine yeast Wickerhamomyces anomalus or close relative; enzyme preparation shows antitumor activity; reference strain S288C has four copies of ASP3; ASP3-1 has paralog ASP3-3 that arose from a segmental duplication), with amino-acid sequence MRSLNTLLLSLFVAMSSGAPLLKIREEKNSSLPSIKIFGTGGTIASKGSTSATTAGYSVGLTVNDLIEAVPSLAEKANLDYLQVSNVGSNSLNYTHLIPLYHGISEALASDDYAGAVVTHGTDTMEETAFFLDLTINSEKPVCIAGAMRPATATSADGPMNLYQAVSIAASEKSLGRGTMITLNDRIASGFWTTKMNANSLDTFRADEQGYLGYFSNDDVEFYYPPVKPNGWQFFDISNLTDPSEIPEVIILYSYQGLNPELIVKAVKDLGAKGIVLAGSGAGSWTATGSIVNEQLYEEYGIPIVHSRRTADGTVPPDDAPEYAIGSGYLNPQKSRILLQLCLYSGYGMDQIRSVFSGVYGG
- a CDS encoding uncharacterized protein (hypothetical protein; identified by fungal homology comparisons and RT-PCR; this ORF partially overlaps RDN5-2; YLR154C-H has a paralog, YLR157C-C, that arose from a segmental duplication), which gives rise to MYSCAKKKTTAAPEFRVWSPTTLLGQALTSLTTVDRTGNGAFW